The Oncorhynchus nerka isolate Pitt River linkage group LG12, Oner_Uvic_2.0, whole genome shotgun sequence genome includes a region encoding these proteins:
- the LOC115116117 gene encoding acetylcholine receptor subunit beta-like, whose protein sequence is MTMWMKMGERMNLFLWVVSACLCLTLTGASESERLLHQKIFQNYNLKVRPAKQWEEKVQVRVGMTLSQLVSLNEKNEEMTTNVFMNMAWTDYRLSWNPEDYDNIDVLRIPPNKVWRPDIYLINNNDGQFDVALYVNVLVYSDGTVNWLPPAIYRSSCPIEVAYFPFDWQNCTMVFRSYTYDSSEVDLQYALDEKGEEIHEIIIDENTFTENGEWAICHKPSRKNVNPEDLYEDITFYLIIERKPLFYVVNIIVPCILTMVLAIFVFYLPPGACEKMTLSISVLIALTVFMLLLADKVPETSLAIPLIVNYVMFTMILVTFSVILSVVVLNLHHRTPYTHIMPPWVRKVFIHFLPKYLGMQRPHPEEPLEEEPSDDTPLQSIDGRRPGGEYFFRKINPELVLPWRGRSESTVQLQRFFDSDNYCLILPPDLKSAIAAVTYMAEQLKKQDGSDSETGDWQYIAIVVDRLFLWLFVIITTLGTLAMFMDATLNYTPDEPFPLRP, encoded by the exons ATGACTATGTGGATGAAGATGGGAGAGAGGATGAACCTTTTCCTGTGGGTGGTGTCTGCttgcctctgcctcactctcacTG GTGCGTCAGAGTCAGAGAGGCTGCTTCACCAGAAGATCTTCCAGAACTACAACCTGAAGGTCCGGCCAGCTAAACAATGGGAGGAGAAAGTCCAGGTCCGAGTGGGGATGACCCTCTCCCAGCTCGTCAGCCTG AACGAGAAGAACGAGGAGATGACAACCAATGTGTTCATGAATATG gcgTGGACTGACTACAGATTATCATGGAATCCAGAGGATTACGATAATATAGATGTCCTCAGGATTCCTCCCAACAAGGTGTGGCGGCCAGACATCTACCTCATCAACAA TAATGATGGTCAGTTTGACGTGGCTCTGTATGTCAACGTGCTGGTCTACAGTGATGGGACAGTCAACTGGCTGCCTCCTGCTATCTACCGCAGCAGCTGCCCTATAGAG GTGGCATACTTTCCGTTTGACTGGCAGAACTGCACCATGGTGTTCCGCTCCTACACCTACGACTCATCAGAGGTGGACCTGCAGTACGCCCTggatgagaaaggagaggagatacaTGAGATTATCATAGATGAGAACACCTTCACTG AGAACGGGGAGTGGGCGATCTGCCATAAGCCCAGCAGAAAGAACGTGAACCCCGAGGACCTGTATGAAGACATCACCTTCTATCTCATCATCGAGAGGAAGCCTCTCTTCTACGTCGTTAACATCATCGTGCCCTGCATCCTCACCATGGTCCTGGCCATCTTTGTCTTCTATCTACCACCTGGCGCAT gtgAGAAGATGaccctgtctatctctgtcctcatCGCTCTCACTGTGTTCATGCTGCTGCTGGCTGACAAGGTCCCCGAGACCTCCCTGGCCATCCCTCTTATTGTTAACTATGTCATGTTCACCATGATCCTGGTCACCTTCTCAGTCATCCtcagtgtggtggtcctcaactTGCACCATCggaccccctacacacacattaTGCCCCCTTGGGTGCGCAAG GTGTTCATCCACTTCCTGCCGAAGTACCTGGGCATGCAGAGGCCCCACCCAGAGGAGCCTTTGGAGGAGGAGCCTAGTGATGATACGCCCCTCCAGAGCATCGACGGACGCAGGCCGGGGGGAGAGTACTTCTTCAGGAAGATCAACCCTGAACTGGTCCTACCCTGGAGAGGCAG gagtgagagtacagtacagctccagaGGTTCTTTGACAGTGACAACTACTGTCTGATCCTCCCCCCGGACCTCAAGTCAGCCATCGCTGCCGTCACATACATGGCTGAGCAGCTGAAGAAGCAGGATGGCTCCGACTCG gagacaggagactggCAGTACATAGCCATCGTGGTGGACAGGCTTTTCCTGTGGCTGTTTGTCATCATCACTACTCTGGGGACTCTGGCCATGTTCATGGACGCCACACTCAACTACACCCCAGACGAACCTTTCCCCCTGAGGCCGTAG